DNA from Bradyrhizobium diazoefficiens USDA 110:
TCTTGTAGTCGCCGTCGTCGATGCGGAAGATGACGTCGCCGGCGCGCACCGTCGTGTTGTCGCCAGCAAGGATCGAGGAAATGTGGCCGGCAACGCGCGCGCCGAGCATGGTGTTGTTGGCGCGGACATAGGCGTCGTCGGTGGCGATGTAGAAGCGGCCGACCAGCGTGTAATAGCCGGCATAGCCGGCTGCCGCGAGCGCCAGCACGAGACCGACGCCCACCAGGACGAATTTGCGCTTGCCGGATTTCGGCGTGCCGCTGGCAGCGGGCGCGTCTGACCCGGGTGTGGCCGGCTTGTCGGTCACGGGCTTCCCCGGCGCGTCGCTGCGGCGCTTCGCTTCCTCGGCCACATGGGAGCGCAACTGCTCGGCGAGAACGGCGGACGTCTCGGTCACAGGTTCACCGTTCGCCGAATTCGTCTCCACCGTATCCTGGCGAAGGACGCGCGCAGCCTGGTCTCTCGATACGGCCATAAAGGCCTCCTCAAAAAAAGCGCGATGAAGGACGGCCGCTCGCGGCGTGTTCCCCTCGCTTAACTTACCTCAAATATCATTGACCGAACCGTTCGGTCAATATACATAATATCCAGCGTCGGACCCTACTGGCCCGAATCCTTTATTTGCGTTTCATAGTTCGGCACCTCGTCCAGAAACCTTCCGAGACCCTGAACCAATGGTTGTAGCTGCCAGCGAACATCTGCACCTCATCCAGGAGGAGGACAGCTCCAAGCGCCGCCAGATCCTGGACGGGGCCCGCAAGGTGTTCATGGATCTCGGCTTCGACGGCGCCAGCATGGGCGAGATCGCGCGCGCGGCGCAGGTCTCCAAGGGCACGCTCTATGTCTACTTCGCCGACAAATGCGCGCTGTTCGAAGCCATCCTCGAGCAGGAGGCGCTACAGCACGGCCAGGTCGTATTCAATTTCGATCCCGCCCGCGATGCCGAGACCACGCTGAACGAGTTCGGCCGGGCCTACATCCATCTGCTCTGCCGGCCGGGCGGCGGATCGGCGATCCGCACCGTGATGGCGATCGCCGAGCGCATGCCCGATGTCGGCCGCCGCTACTACGCGCGGGTGCTGGACAAGACCATCAACCGCCTCTCCGATTATCTCAAAGCCCACGCCGCCGCCGGCGATCTCACGATCGACGATTGCGACCTTGCCGCCTCGCAGTTCATGGAACTGTGCAAGGCCTCGCTCTTCCTGCCCTTCGTCTTCCAGGCCGCGCCCGCACCGTCGGAAGAGCGCATGACCGAGGTGGTCGAAAGCGCGACGCGGATGTTCCTGGCGGCGTACCGGGCGAAGTAACGGCAAGCACGCCACGCGTTGCGCATGCCGGTCTCGCGGCATTATATTTGCGGCCATGTCCCGTGATCTTCGCCCGCCTGTCGATATCCTCCATTATGAGATCGTCCAGGAACAGGCCTCAGCGCTTGGACGGATGGGCCGCACACTCGAGCAGAGCCTTGCGCGCTTGCGCGAGTTCGACGCCGCCCACGCAGCCTCGGGGACGCCGGCCTCGATGCAGGCGGCGAGGCGCAAGCTGGTGATGGAAGCCGGCCAGGCGCTCTGGATGTTCGTGGTGCAACGTGAGGCGTCCGGCTTGCGCGACAGCCGCCAAATGATGCGCACCTACAACGTCCCCGGCGAGGTGCAGCTGTGCATGGGGGTGGTCCCCGCACCGTCGAAGCCGGCCTCGAAATGACTTTCTGACTGCGTAGAGCTACTGGCGAACACGCCTAATCGTCGGCGTACTCGTCTTCCTCCTGCTTGCGCGTCGTTGCCCTGCGCGCTCCGAGCGAGCCGGTGACATAGGGATCGCGCCTGCCGGCGTAAGGGTTGCGCTGTTGCGCGCGCCCGGCGACCTCTTCGCCGGAGACGGCGGCCGGCTGGCAGATCAGCCGGCGGCTGGCCCGGCGCATCAGATCGACGTGGATGTGATCGTAGTGATAGACGTTCGAGCCCGGCGCGAGCACCGTGGTGAAATGCGCGCACGCCCCTGACTGCACGTCGCGCAGAAAGCCCTGCTCTTCCGGCATGCCGCGCCAACCGTCCTTCACCGTGACGCGGCGGCCGTCGGCGAGCACGAAGGCGGCGATGTCGAGCGCGTTGCCGAAGGCATGCTCGGAAATGTGGGCGTGCGGATTGCCGTTCATGCCGCGGCAGGAATAGGCCGAGATCTGCTTGAGCTCGACGACGCGGGCGCCGAACCAGCGCATCGCCGACGGCTGCACGGTGTCGGCGAGCCAGCGGTCGAGCTCGGACACGATCGGACAGGCCAGCGTCGCGGTCGGCTTCACCGCGACGGGGCCGACGGCGGTGACGGGATTGCCCTGCGCGGGACCGAGCCGCGGCAGCGGCTGCTGCGCAGGCGCCTGCGAATAAGGTGCGGGACCGGGCTGCCGCGCCGGATAGCTCGGCGCATTCATGTAGCGCGCCGCGCCCGCGGCATCGGTGCCCTCGGGCGGCAGGTCGATCTCGTCTTCCTGCGGCGCCACGCCGGGCGCGTTCAGCGACATCGGCCCGGCCGAGGCGCCATAGCCGGACGGCTGGCGCACCGCGCTCTCGGGATAGTTCGACCGCTGCGGATAGGAGGATGCCGGATATGCCTGGTTCTGCGGAACATTCGATCGCGGCTGCGTCACCGGCCAGCGCGGCTGGCTGCCGACATTGCCCGGCGGGCGCAGCTCCTCGTCGGCAAACCCGTAGCTGCTCGAGGCTTCGCCGATGGCGGCGACCTTGAGCGGAAACTCCGCGCCACAGCTGCCGGGCCCGGAGATCGGGTCGATGCGGACGATGTCCGCACTCTCTTTCACCGCGCCGGATTTCAGGCATGCGGCTTCCGCCTCGGCCCGCCACGGTTCACGTTCGGCCTGGAAGAAGCCGCGTCCGCAACCCGCTAGCGAAACAAGGACGATGGAGCCGACGAGATACAAACGAACTCCGCGCGTCATGCACGCACGTTCGGTGAATTTACTTAAAGACTCTTCAACGTGTTGATTTCAGCCTTCCTTAACCATGCCGGCCCCCGGCCGTGCGCCGGCTCCTGGGGATGAGCGACAGCAAGGCTGACTTTTTCACAACGTGACTTTCTGTTAACCATGTTGGTTGGGCGCGCGAGCGGCGGGAGCCTGCTCCAGCGGAGCATCCTCCAGCGCAGGATTCTTGGGAGCCAGGATTCTTGGGAGCCAGTATTCTTGGGAGCAACGGCATGACGTTCGCCGGGAGACTGAGCGTGATCACCGCGTACCTCGCCATGGCCTTCGTCGGCGCCATCGTGCTCGGCATGATCTAGCGGCCATCGATCAACCACACCGGAGACCGCTTACCTTCCCCGGGAGGGCGAGCGTAAGCCGAGTGCATTGCTACGACCGCGCACCCCACTGCCGCGATGTCGTGGCCAACTGCTCCTGCGGCTCCTCAATGCGCGTCCAGTCGTTGCCGGAGCACCAGAAGCGGCCGAGTGCGCAGGCCTCGACGTAGAGCTTGCCGGGACTCTTCAGCGTCATCCTCGCATAATAGGTGTTGCCGGTGGAGCGGCTGTAGATGCTGCCGGTCCAGACGTCGTGTGATTTCTGCTTCATGTTGACGAGCACGCTCTCGCCCCTGCTCGACGCCTCGGTCAACGCATAGCCGCATAGCGCAGAGCCGCAGCGTTCGATGCGGACCGTGCCCTTGGCGCCGTCGCTTTCCCACTGCCCGAGTGGCATGCCGGGCGACTCGTCGTCACTGCGCTGTGCGATCGTGGTAGTCGGCTTGATCTCGAGCTTCGGCGCGACGACCGGCGGCTCCATGCGCGGCGGATCGAGCGCGATCGGCTTTGGCGGATCGACGCGCGACAGCTCGACCCGTGGCGGATTGGAGCTGAGGGCCTCGATCCTTGGTGCCTCGGATCTTGGCGCCGGCGGCAGCACAACGGGCTGCGACGTCGTCGCGGCGAGCACGGGCGGCGGCGCAGGTAGCGGCGCGACCGCAATCGCCTGTGGCGGCCGGGCCGGGGTTGCCGGATAGACCGGCAGCGGCGCCTGGACGACCGGCGGTGGGACAGGCGCAGCAGGCGTCGTGGCGACGTCCTCCGCCGGCCGAAAGCTGCGATTGGAGGAAATCGAGACGCAGGACGCGGACCGGCAATTCCTGGGCGCCTCGACATGGAACCGGTGGCCGCCGATCGAGAAGGAGTAGGAACCGGCCCGGGCTGAAGGCGCAACCGCCAGCAGCGCGATCAATATGCCAAGCGAAATCGCAAGCCGCGTCATCGGCGCCTCCCTCTCTCTGTCGCGACGAGGTTACGCGGGATGAAATGCGGCTGAGTGTGCGCTGGCTTACCCAGGCGCCACGGGTCCTTGTGATGTCCATCACGGAGGACGGGACGGGACGGGCGTAGGGTCGAACCACGCTTCATCCACCAGCGACTTCAGTCCAGATCGGGACCACGCATTTTCCGGAGGTTGTCATGAACAAGCTCACCGTCGCCGCCACCGCACTCCTCCTCGCGTCGACCGCGGCCGCGCATGCCGGCAATTCGATCTCGTTCCAGATCGAGGGTCAGCACATCCGCATCGAGACGCCGCGCAACTGCGCCTCGCTCAACTGCGTGACCATCGTCGCGCCGGGCCTGTCGGACAAACCGATCAAGCTGAACAACATCAACCTCAAGGGCCTTGGCTCCAAGGACGATGACGTCGACACCACGCCGGCTCCGGTGCAGCCGCAGCCCGTGCAGCAGGCGCCGGTCCAGGCGACCGCGCCGGCCGCGCCTGCGGTTGCCGCCCCCGCAGCTCCCGCCACGACGGTTGCCGCCGCTCCGTCCGTCGGCTTCGACAACACGGTGCAGCCCGCACCCGCCGCGGCTCCCGTTGCTGCGCCCGCGCCGGTCGCCGTTGCTCCCGCGCCCGCTCCGGCTCCGGTGGCCGCCGCGCCGGCGCCGGCCGCCAACACGCCGATCGGCGTCTGGGCGACCGAAGAGAACAAGGGCAATGTCCGCGTCGAGCAGTGCGGCGCTAGTCTGTGCGGCTACGCCGAGAAGACCAACGAGCGCATCCTGATCAACATGAAGCCCGAAGGCGCGAAGTGGAGCGGCCGCATCCACGACCCCGACTCAGGCCGCAACTACGACTCGACGATCGCGATGAAGGGCCCGAACGCGATGCGCGTGCAGGGCTGTGCCTTCGGCGGCATGTTCTGCGGCGGCCAGACCTGGAAGCGCGTGAGCTGACGCGCGGAGCGCGTCATCCCGGGGCGATGCGAAGCATCGAACTATGGTGCGCAATTGCGCACCTGGGGATCTCGCACCACAATTTCGAGATTCCGGGTTCGCGACTTTGTCGCGCCCCGGAATGATGAGCAAGAATAGAGCGCCACGTCCCTAACACGGGGACGTGGCGTTTGAACGTTCGCCCCGTCCATGCGACAGATGTTCATCCGCCATTCAGCTCAATCAGGCTGAAATCGGCCGATCTCGCCTCGCGTTTCTCACCGGGACTCCCTCGTGATTTCAATGGTGGCCTGGCGCCGCTTCGTGTTCGCGCTTCCGCTGCTGGCCTTGCCGCTGGCCGGCGCGAGCGTGGCTTGTGCATCCGATGCAATCGAGCTCGCACAGGCGCAGCCGCAGGCACAACCGGCGCCCGCCCCCTCCCCGACGCCCGCAGCTTCGCCGACACCGGCCGCGGACGCGCAATCCGCCGCCGTCGAGCCGATCGGCAACGTTGCGACCGTCACGGGGATCGCGACCGTGATCCGCGACAAGAATTCCTATCCGCTGCGCGTGCGCGACGACATCTATCTCAACGACGTCGTGCAGACCTCGTCGAACTCCTCGCTCGGCATCACCTTCAACGATGCGACCACGTTCAACCTCTCCGCCAGCGCCAGGATCACCATCGACAATTACGTCTATGAGGACGGCGGCAAGCAGAATTCGGCGATCTTCGACATCGGCAAGGGCACGGTTGCCTTCGTTGCGGCGGCGGTGGCGAAAACCGGCGACATGAAGATCGCGACGCCGACCGCGACGCTCGGCATCCGCGGCACCACCGGCGTCGTCGACGTGCCCGAGGGCGCGGCCGCGAGCAGCGCCAGCAACGTCAACATCAAGCTTTATCCCGACGCCGACGGCCGGGTCGGGCACATCGAGGTCAACGACCGCACCAGCGGCACTCGCCTCGGCGCGCTGACGCAAGCTGCAAGCGGCTTTGCGATCCGGCCGGGCGCCGGCGGCACAAGCGGCATGCGCTTTGCGGCCGTGCCGATCACCATTGCCCCGCAGCAGATCGCGCGCGACCGCAGCTTCGTCAGCCAGGTGCATCTGGCGCAGACCACGGGCCGCCAGATCGTCACCGAGCAGCGCGACTTCCGCCGCGCCAATCCGACCGCGATCAGCCGCATTCCGCGACCGGCGCAGCCGCCGCAGCAGCAGCAATTGCGGCCGACGACGGTGCCGGGCCAACAGCCGCAGCGGCCGAACGGTCAGCCTGGCCAGAACAACCGTCCGGGTCAGCAGCAGCCGGGCACGCCAAACCGGCAAGGCGCTCAGCCGCCGCAGCGGCAGGGCCAGGGACAACAAGGACAAGGCGGCGCGGTGCAGCCGGGTACGCCGCGCGCGGGCCAGCAGCAGCAGGGTCAGCGGCAAGGTGCGGGCCGGCCCGCCGGCGCACCTCGCACCGGACCCAGCGTCCAACCCGGCGGCACGCCGCAAACCCAGCCGCCGCGCGCCGGCCAGACTCCCGCACAGCCGGGAGGAGCCGTGCCGCCGCAGCCGGGTACGACACCGCAGCCGCAAGCGCCGCGCACCGGATTGCAGCCGGGCCAGCCGCCCGCAGTCCAGCAGCCCGGCGGCATCCAGCGCCAGGGCGGATTCCAGCAGCGCCCGCCCGCCGCACAACGCCCCGCAGCGCCGCGCAAGCCGGCGCCCGCTCCGAAGGAGAAGAAAGAGCGGCGGTAGGCATCGAGTGCGCCACATCGCCGGTGCGCTCCCTCGCCCCGTTCTTACGGGGGCGCGACGAGCTTCGCTCGCGCTGAGAGGGTTGAGGTGAGGGGCTGCTTCCGCGAGCTCGATTTCAATTGTCGGCGGAGCACCCAGCTCGATAATTGTCGTGCGTGTCGGATGGACTTCCATTTTTGCAACGGTGTACCCTGCCCCTCACCCGGATCGCTTGCGCGATCCGACCTCTCCCCGCTGAAGGGCGGGGAGAGGTAAGAAACGACGACTCACGCCTCGCCGCGCAGCCAGGCCTTCACCTTTTGCAACAGGCCGTGGCGCAGCTCTTCGACCGACGCAGCCTCGGCGGGCGTCAGCGTCTGCAAGGCTGCGTCGACGTCGTCGCTCGCCGGCCGCGGCTCGGGTGCGGCCGAAGATGCAAGGCCGGCGGCGGCGATCGCGATCGGGCCGATCTGGATCAGGAAGGCGCGCTCGTATTCGCGCGACAGGCGCGCGATCGCATCGTCCAGCGTCAGCCAGTCGACCGCCTTGATGTCGTTCATCAGCTTGCGGACCGGACCGCCCTCGGCCTCCATACGC
Protein-coding regions in this window:
- a CDS encoding TetR/AcrR family transcriptional regulator → MVVAASEHLHLIQEEDSSKRRQILDGARKVFMDLGFDGASMGEIARAAQVSKGTLYVYFADKCALFEAILEQEALQHGQVVFNFDPARDAETTLNEFGRAYIHLLCRPGGGSAIRTVMAIAERMPDVGRRYYARVLDKTINRLSDYLKAHAAAGDLTIDDCDLAASQFMELCKASLFLPFVFQAAPAPSEERMTEVVESATRMFLAAYRAK
- a CDS encoding DUF6665 family protein, whose translation is MSRDLRPPVDILHYEIVQEQASALGRMGRTLEQSLARLREFDAAHAASGTPASMQAARRKLVMEAGQALWMFVVQREASGLRDSRQMMRTYNVPGEVQLCMGVVPAPSKPASK
- a CDS encoding extensin-like domain-containing protein, translating into MTRGVRLYLVGSIVLVSLAGCGRGFFQAEREPWRAEAEAACLKSGAVKESADIVRIDPISGPGSCGAEFPLKVAAIGEASSSYGFADEELRPPGNVGSQPRWPVTQPRSNVPQNQAYPASSYPQRSNYPESAVRQPSGYGASAGPMSLNAPGVAPQEDEIDLPPEGTDAAGAARYMNAPSYPARQPGPAPYSQAPAQQPLPRLGPAQGNPVTAVGPVAVKPTATLACPIVSELDRWLADTVQPSAMRWFGARVVELKQISAYSCRGMNGNPHAHISEHAFGNALDIAAFVLADGRRVTVKDGWRGMPEEQGFLRDVQSGACAHFTTVLAPGSNVYHYDHIHVDLMRRASRRLICQPAAVSGEEVAGRAQQRNPYAGRRDPYVTGSLGARRATTRKQEEDEYADD
- a CDS encoding DUF2147 domain-containing protein — translated: MTRLAISLGILIALLAVAPSARAGSYSFSIGGHRFHVEAPRNCRSASCVSISSNRSFRPAEDVATTPAAPVPPPVVQAPLPVYPATPARPPQAIAVAPLPAPPPVLAATTSQPVVLPPAPRSEAPRIEALSSNPPRVELSRVDPPKPIALDPPRMEPPVVAPKLEIKPTTTIAQRSDDESPGMPLGQWESDGAKGTVRIERCGSALCGYALTEASSRGESVLVNMKQKSHDVWTGSIYSRSTGNTYYARMTLKSPGKLYVEACALGRFWCSGNDWTRIEEPQEQLATTSRQWGARS
- a CDS encoding DUF2147 domain-containing protein; its protein translation is MNKLTVAATALLLASTAAAHAGNSISFQIEGQHIRIETPRNCASLNCVTIVAPGLSDKPIKLNNINLKGLGSKDDDVDTTPAPVQPQPVQQAPVQATAPAAPAVAAPAAPATTVAAAPSVGFDNTVQPAPAAAPVAAPAPVAVAPAPAPAPVAAAPAPAANTPIGVWATEENKGNVRVEQCGASLCGYAEKTNERILINMKPEGAKWSGRIHDPDSGRNYDSTIAMKGPNAMRVQGCAFGGMFCGGQTWKRVS
- a CDS encoding FecR domain-containing protein, with the protein product MVAWRRFVFALPLLALPLAGASVACASDAIELAQAQPQAQPAPAPSPTPAASPTPAADAQSAAVEPIGNVATVTGIATVIRDKNSYPLRVRDDIYLNDVVQTSSNSSLGITFNDATTFNLSASARITIDNYVYEDGGKQNSAIFDIGKGTVAFVAAAVAKTGDMKIATPTATLGIRGTTGVVDVPEGAAASSASNVNIKLYPDADGRVGHIEVNDRTSGTRLGALTQAASGFAIRPGAGGTSGMRFAAVPITIAPQQIARDRSFVSQVHLAQTTGRQIVTEQRDFRRANPTAISRIPRPAQPPQQQQLRPTTVPGQQPQRPNGQPGQNNRPGQQQPGTPNRQGAQPPQRQGQGQQGQGGAVQPGTPRAGQQQQGQRQGAGRPAGAPRTGPSVQPGGTPQTQPPRAGQTPAQPGGAVPPQPGTTPQPQAPRTGLQPGQPPAVQQPGGIQRQGGFQQRPPAAQRPAAPRKPAPAPKEKKERR
- a CDS encoding NUDIX hydrolase — encoded protein: MARAPVMAAGGIVLRRGAPPLVAVVRQRKRNEWVLPKGKLDDGETPKQAAHREVLEETGHEVAIHEFLGTLVYQSGGRSKVVHFWRMEAEGGPVRKLMNDIKAVDWLTLDDAIARLSREYERAFLIQIGPIAIAAAGLASSAAPEPRPASDDVDAALQTLTPAEAASVEELRHGLLQKVKAWLRGEA